Proteins from one Vibrio coralliirubri genomic window:
- a CDS encoding porin family protein, which yields MNNKFILSIAMMSAFAANNVMAADSGFYLGGAIGTSGIDDGGLYKNTQAPITVDAEDETYKIIAGYQFNRIVSLEAQYTNYGDVVAKNALNQSTYTWSPTAFSISANLGYTFDNGIRPFGIIGLSTIDLDQSLPVLDDDSGEGIRYGFGVEYTPKQAKNVSFRLGYEADAFVIESDSVFENDKDLVIDSFYLGAMYNF from the coding sequence ATGAACAACAAATTTATTCTAAGCATCGCGATGATGTCAGCATTTGCAGCAAACAATGTAATGGCAGCAGACAGTGGATTTTATCTAGGTGGTGCAATTGGTACATCTGGTATTGATGATGGCGGGCTCTATAAAAACACTCAAGCACCAATTACTGTTGATGCTGAAGACGAGACATATAAGATAATTGCTGGATACCAATTTAATCGCATCGTCTCGCTAGAGGCGCAATATACGAATTATGGCGACGTTGTTGCAAAAAATGCATTAAACCAATCTACTTACACTTGGTCTCCAACTGCATTTTCGATCAGTGCTAATCTAGGTTACACGTTTGACAATGGAATTCGCCCTTTTGGCATCATCGGTTTGTCGACGATTGATTTAGACCAGTCGCTGCCGGTGCTTGATGACGATAGTGGTGAGGGTATTCGCTATGGTTTCGGAGTGGAGTACACACCTAAACAGGCTAAAAACGTCAGCTTTAGGTTAGGCTATGAAGCGGATGCATTTGTGATTGAGAGCGATTCAGTTTTTGAAAATGATAAAGATCTCGTGATCGATTCATTCTACCTAGGCGCAATGTATAACTTCTAA
- a CDS encoding endonuclease/exonuclease/phosphatase family protein, producing MNKPNQITFATFNLLNYLEPPNAYYDFENIYSFEEWQKKQHWMAEAIRSLDCDVIGFQEIFSPQSLEQLMNDLGYPYFAVVDTAHVEDDYLYTSPVVGIASRYPIENVQPVTPDSKLLTAFNLGDKFSFNRTPVHATITLPHLGSTDCYVVHFKSQRPTEPKVEPVDADNAQQGEKPQSDTLTRFHQEQLGSWLSSVQRGLEAQMLHQYITNQRYQTDQPVVLMGDFNKPLFNDEFKGLLSYSINRDENSKHWLSHFRLKDSWDLYHQLHEEDLLEQRKPTHYYGASGSVLDYILMSNEFDCQNSSSLMEISSYTVLDHHLINPSFEHDQFSTDHAIVSVTAHIREA from the coding sequence TTGAACAAACCAAACCAAATAACATTCGCAACGTTCAACCTTCTGAACTATCTCGAGCCACCGAATGCTTATTATGATTTTGAGAACATCTACAGCTTCGAAGAATGGCAGAAGAAGCAACATTGGATGGCTGAAGCGATTCGTTCATTAGATTGCGATGTGATTGGCTTCCAAGAGATATTTAGCCCGCAGTCTTTAGAGCAATTGATGAACGACCTAGGTTATCCATACTTTGCTGTGGTCGATACTGCACACGTTGAAGATGATTACCTATACACCTCACCTGTCGTTGGTATTGCTTCCCGTTACCCGATTGAAAACGTACAGCCTGTTACGCCAGATTCGAAGTTACTGACAGCATTCAACCTTGGCGACAAATTCTCATTCAACAGAACGCCTGTTCACGCGACGATTACGTTACCCCATTTAGGTTCAACCGACTGTTATGTGGTGCACTTTAAATCACAACGTCCGACAGAGCCAAAGGTTGAACCTGTCGATGCGGACAACGCTCAGCAAGGCGAAAAACCACAAAGTGACACGCTCACTCGCTTTCACCAAGAACAGCTTGGCTCTTGGCTATCCAGTGTCCAACGCGGTCTAGAAGCTCAGATGTTGCATCAATACATCACCAACCAACGCTACCAAACCGATCAACCTGTTGTGTTGATGGGTGACTTTAATAAGCCTCTATTCAACGACGAGTTTAAAGGGCTATTGAGTTACTCAATCAACCGAGACGAAAACAGCAAGCATTGGCTATCCCACTTTCGATTGAAAGACAGCTGGGATCTTTACCATCAGCTACATGAAGAAGACTTGCTTGAACAGCGTAAGCCAACCCATTACTACGGCGCTTCAGGATCTGTACTGGACTACATTTTGATGTCGAACGAGTTTGATTGTCAGAACTCGTCTAGCTTAATGGAGATCTCTAGCTACACAGTGTTAGACCATCACCTGATTAATCCTAGTTTTGAACACGACCAATTCAGTACCGACCATGCCATCGTGTCTGTCACCGCGCATATTCGTGAAGCCTAG
- a CDS encoding winged helix-turn-helix domain-containing protein produces MNHTIDFNGLIIDIDARTITNQQGNKITLRPHLLAVLCLLLENVGRPISREHIVDVCWDGQLSSPHVLANVVYNLRNVFARLRASNVQIITISKFGYALSIEPT; encoded by the coding sequence ATGAACCACACAATAGACTTCAACGGCTTAATCATTGATATCGACGCTCGAACGATTACCAACCAGCAAGGAAACAAAATCACTTTGCGCCCTCACCTATTAGCAGTGCTCTGCTTGTTATTGGAAAATGTGGGAAGACCGATTTCAAGAGAGCATATTGTTGATGTGTGTTGGGACGGACAACTCTCGTCACCACATGTTCTTGCTAACGTCGTCTATAACCTACGCAATGTCTTCGCGCGATTAAGAGCATCCAACGTCCAGATCATTACCATTAGTAAGTTCGGATATGCGCTATCGATTGAACCTACATAA
- the rbsA gene encoding ribose ABC transporter ATP-binding protein RbsA, with the protein MTQAILELSSIEKAFPGVKALDKASLNVYPGRVMALMGENGAGKSTLMKVLTGIYHLDGGTIAYQGKPAAFKGPRDSQQAGISIIHQELNLIPELTIAENIFLGREITGTMGRILWNEMYQEADKLLKRLNVKHSSKTPLGQLSLGEQQMVEIAKALSFESKVIIMDEPTDALTDTETESLFKVINELRDEGCGIVYISHRLKEIFEICDDITVLRDGKFIGQCEVKDTDEDGLIEMMVGRKLDEQYPRIGQSHGETCLEVIGLTGSGVHDVSFTLKRGEILGVSGLMGAGRTELMKVIYGALPSERGVINLENKTINPVSPKDGLANGIAYISEDRKGDGLVLGLSVKENMSLCSLDLLTKSGQIQHKDEVIAVDDFIKLFNIKTPTREQIIGNLSGGNQQKVAIAKGLMTKPKVLILDEPTRGVDVGAKKEIYQLINKFKADGMSIILVSSEMPEVLGMSDRIMVMHEGRVSGEFDAKEANQELLLACAVGKKINEDAA; encoded by the coding sequence ATGACTCAAGCCATTTTAGAACTTAGCTCAATTGAGAAAGCCTTCCCTGGTGTTAAAGCACTGGATAAGGCAAGCCTCAACGTTTATCCAGGACGCGTAATGGCGTTAATGGGTGAAAACGGTGCGGGTAAATCAACGCTTATGAAAGTGCTTACAGGTATTTATCACTTGGACGGCGGCACTATCGCCTACCAAGGAAAACCTGCTGCATTTAAAGGGCCACGTGATTCTCAACAAGCAGGCATTAGTATTATTCACCAAGAACTGAATCTAATTCCTGAATTGACCATCGCCGAGAACATCTTCTTAGGTCGTGAAATCACAGGCACTATGGGTCGCATCTTGTGGAACGAGATGTACCAAGAAGCAGACAAGCTACTTAAGCGCCTTAACGTGAAACACAGCTCGAAAACACCTTTAGGCCAGTTGAGCCTTGGTGAGCAGCAAATGGTAGAGATCGCGAAAGCACTATCGTTTGAATCTAAAGTCATCATCATGGATGAACCAACCGATGCGCTAACCGATACCGAAACTGAATCTCTGTTTAAGGTGATTAATGAACTGCGCGATGAAGGCTGTGGCATTGTTTACATCTCTCACCGTTTGAAAGAGATCTTCGAGATTTGTGATGACATCACCGTGCTTCGTGACGGTAAGTTCATTGGTCAGTGTGAAGTAAAAGACACCGACGAAGATGGCCTAATCGAAATGATGGTTGGTCGTAAGCTAGACGAACAATATCCACGTATCGGCCAGAGCCACGGTGAAACTTGTCTTGAAGTAATTGGCCTGACGGGTTCTGGTGTTCACGATGTGAGCTTTACGCTAAAACGCGGTGAAATCCTGGGTGTATCTGGCCTAATGGGCGCAGGTCGTACCGAACTGATGAAAGTGATTTACGGTGCCCTTCCAAGTGAACGCGGCGTCATCAACCTAGAAAACAAAACCATCAACCCTGTAAGCCCGAAAGACGGCTTGGCCAATGGCATTGCTTACATCTCTGAAGACCGTAAAGGCGATGGCTTAGTGCTTGGGCTTTCTGTTAAAGAAAACATGTCGTTATGTTCGCTTGACCTACTGACAAAGAGCGGTCAAATCCAACATAAAGACGAAGTGATTGCAGTTGATGACTTCATCAAGCTATTCAACATCAAAACCCCGACTCGCGAACAGATTATTGGCAACCTTTCTGGTGGTAACCAACAGAAAGTGGCTATCGCTAAGGGCTTGATGACCAAACCAAAAGTACTGATTCTCGATGAGCCAACGCGTGGTGTCGATGTCGGTGCTAAGAAAGAGATTTACCAACTCATTAATAAATTTAAAGCTGACGGCATGAGCATCATCTTAGTCTCATCTGAAATGCCAGAAGTGTTAGGAATGAGTGACCGCATCATGGTGATGCATGAAGGCCGTGTAAGCGGTGAATTTGATGCTAAAGAAGCAAACCAAGAATTATTACTGGCGTGTGCGGTCGGTAAAAAGATCAACGAGGACGCAGCATGA
- the rbsD gene encoding D-ribose pyranase, translated as MKKSTLINSELSYLVATLGHTDEITICDAGLPIPDHVTRIDLALTHGVPSFQQTVKTMLDESQIEGVVIAEEFEKVSPEHHAALIDLIKTEEARCGKSLSITYITHEEFKQRTHESRAVIRTGECTPYANVIFQAGVTF; from the coding sequence ATGAAAAAAAGTACTCTAATAAACTCTGAACTCTCTTACCTAGTGGCGACTCTTGGCCACACAGATGAAATCACGATTTGTGACGCGGGCCTGCCGATTCCAGACCACGTAACTCGTATTGATCTTGCTTTGACTCACGGTGTCCCAAGCTTTCAGCAAACGGTAAAAACCATGTTGGATGAATCTCAAATCGAAGGCGTTGTGATTGCAGAAGAGTTTGAGAAAGTAAGCCCAGAGCACCACGCAGCGCTGATTGATTTAATCAAGACAGAAGAAGCACGTTGTGGCAAATCGCTTTCTATTACTTACATCACTCATGAAGAATTCAAACAGCGCACGCATGAGAGCCGCGCGGTGATTCGCACTGGTGAATGCACGCCATACGCAAATGTTATTTTCCAAGCTGGCGTAACCTTTTAG